A window of Opitutus sp. ER46 contains these coding sequences:
- a CDS encoding sigma-70 family RNA polymerase sigma factor — translation MSPTDLADLTTQTEHRRAQWFAQEIQAHDGQLKAYLRSAYPSVRDVDDVVQESYLRIWQRHATKPITSAKNFLFSVARHLAVDLLRRKQISPITAVTDLAALNVMDESAATVETTCTREEVALLLQAIDQLPHRCREIMILRKLQGVPQREIAQRLGLSEQTVQVQIGRGTRRCEEFLRARGVFSERES, via the coding sequence TTGTCGCCCACCGACCTTGCGGACCTCACCACGCAAACGGAGCATCGACGCGCCCAGTGGTTCGCACAGGAGATCCAGGCCCACGACGGTCAGCTCAAGGCCTATCTCCGCAGCGCCTATCCCTCGGTCCGCGACGTGGACGACGTGGTGCAGGAGTCGTACCTGCGGATCTGGCAGCGGCACGCGACCAAGCCGATCACGTCGGCGAAGAATTTTCTCTTCAGCGTCGCGCGGCATCTCGCCGTCGACCTCCTCCGCCGGAAGCAAATTTCCCCGATCACTGCGGTAACGGATTTGGCCGCCCTCAACGTCATGGATGAGAGCGCGGCCACCGTCGAAACCACCTGCACCCGCGAGGAAGTCGCGCTGCTGCTGCAGGCCATCGACCAGTTGCCGCATCGCTGCCGCGAAATCATGATCCTACGCAAACTCCAGGGGGTTCCCCAGCGGGAGATCGCGCAACGGCTCGGCCTCTCCGAGCAGACGGTGCAGGTCCAGATCGGGCGCGGCACGCGGCGTTGCGAAGAATTCCTGCGCGCGCGGGGCGTCTTCTCCGAAAGGGAGTCATGA
- a CDS encoding FecR domain-containing protein: MKRSATKPAPIEAAAADWIARRDAGLTPAEEAELTRWREADPRHDQALARQLQAWSFLDRPLQGGQANAMVRTLKLRAQTRRRRQIGAAAACFVVLLTLAILWRRPSGPTPKAGAVATATATVIEPEKRTLPDGSLVELNTGAIVDVRFDGATRRVFLRKGEAHFEVVKDPARPFVVAAEGIEFKAVGTAFCVDLGASKVELLVTEGRVAVQKNAAALPDQPAPEPAPGGAAPEPATLVTAGNLLQVELAPAAAPSAWSPVAVPADEIARRLGWRTARLEFTATPLAEAVAAMNRHNRVQFVITDPSLAKVEVSGLFRADNTDAFLLLLEGSLGVKAERSGDTVRLSRGPGR, from the coding sequence ATGAAGCGATCCGCCACCAAGCCTGCCCCGATTGAAGCCGCCGCCGCGGACTGGATCGCGCGCCGCGACGCGGGGCTGACGCCCGCCGAGGAGGCGGAGCTCACGCGCTGGCGCGAAGCCGACCCACGCCATGACCAGGCCCTCGCCCGGCAGCTCCAGGCGTGGTCGTTTCTCGATCGCCCGCTGCAGGGCGGCCAGGCGAACGCCATGGTCCGGACCTTGAAGCTGCGGGCGCAGACGCGGCGCAGACGCCAGATCGGCGCGGCCGCCGCGTGCTTCGTCGTGCTACTGACGCTCGCGATCCTCTGGCGCCGACCGTCAGGGCCGACTCCGAAGGCGGGCGCCGTGGCGACCGCCACCGCCACGGTGATCGAACCGGAAAAGCGCACGCTGCCGGATGGCAGCCTCGTCGAGCTGAACACGGGCGCGATCGTCGACGTGCGTTTCGATGGCGCCACCCGCCGGGTTTTCCTGCGGAAGGGCGAAGCCCATTTCGAAGTCGTCAAAGACCCCGCCCGCCCGTTCGTCGTGGCCGCCGAAGGCATCGAGTTCAAGGCGGTGGGCACGGCCTTCTGCGTCGATCTCGGCGCCAGCAAAGTCGAGTTGCTCGTCACCGAGGGCCGCGTGGCCGTGCAGAAAAACGCCGCGGCGTTGCCCGACCAACCCGCGCCGGAACCTGCGCCCGGTGGCGCCGCGCCCGAGCCGGCCACGCTGGTGACCGCCGGCAACCTGCTGCAGGTGGAACTCGCGCCAGCGGCGGCGCCGTCCGCCTGGAGTCCCGTCGCGGTGCCCGCGGACGAAATTGCGCGCCGGCTGGGCTGGCGCACCGCCCGGCTGGAGTTCACCGCGACGCCGCTCGCCGAGGCCGTGGCGGCGATGAACCGGCACAATCGCGTCCAGTTCGTCATCACCGATCCCTCCCTGGCCAAAGTAGAGGTCAGCGGCTTGTTCCGCGCCGACAACACCGACGCCTTTCTGCTGCTGCTCGAAGGGAGCCTCGGCGTGAAGGCCGAGCGCTCCGGCGACACCGTCCGGCTCAGCCGCGGGCCAGGACGCTAG